A window from Pseudomonas frederiksbergensis encodes these proteins:
- a CDS encoding diaminobutyrate--2-oxoglutarate transaminase yields the protein MLNDGVLHSNPLQKTNADYLARQSKFESNVRSYPRKLPLAIAKAHGLWVTDVEGNTYLDCLAGAGTLALGHNHPAVMASLDSFLASGLPMHTLDLTTAVKDAFSETLLSLLPNQGRDYCLQFCGPSGADAVEAALKLAKTYTGRNNIISFSGAYHGMTHGALALTGNTAPKNAIASLMPGVQFMPYPHEYRCPLGIGGEAGVEALTHYFTQFIEDVESGVSLPAAVILEAVQGEGGVNCAPAGWLRAIREVTRKHGILLILDEVQTGFGRTGKMFAFEHAGIEPDLIVMSKAVGGGLPMAVLGIRREFDAWEPGNHAGTFRGNQMAMAAGLATLQVLQQQNLAAQAERQGQWLKDRLVELQAHYPALGQVRGRGLMLGIEIVDERQSADRHGHFPTDPALAVAIQQQCFKQGLLLERGGRKGNVIRLLPPLIIDDEQCQQVIQRFDNAMAAALLQLRP from the coding sequence ATGTTGAATGATGGCGTATTGCACTCTAATCCTTTGCAAAAGACCAATGCCGACTATTTGGCTCGACAAAGCAAGTTCGAATCTAATGTACGCAGTTATCCACGCAAGTTGCCGCTGGCCATTGCCAAGGCGCACGGGCTCTGGGTGACCGATGTCGAGGGCAATACTTACCTCGACTGCCTGGCCGGCGCCGGCACTTTGGCCCTGGGGCACAATCATCCGGCCGTCATGGCCAGCCTCGACAGCTTCCTCGCCTCAGGCCTGCCGATGCACACGCTGGACCTGACCACCGCGGTCAAGGACGCTTTCAGCGAAACCCTGCTCAGCCTGTTGCCGAACCAGGGCCGCGATTACTGCCTGCAATTTTGCGGGCCGTCCGGGGCGGATGCGGTGGAGGCTGCGCTGAAACTGGCCAAGACCTATACCGGGCGCAACAACATCATCAGTTTCTCCGGGGCCTACCATGGCATGACCCACGGCGCCCTGGCCCTGACCGGCAACACGGCGCCGAAAAATGCCATCGCCAGCCTGATGCCCGGGGTGCAGTTCATGCCGTACCCCCACGAATACCGTTGCCCACTGGGCATTGGCGGTGAGGCCGGGGTCGAGGCCTTGACCCACTATTTCACCCAGTTCATCGAAGATGTTGAAAGCGGCGTGTCACTGCCCGCGGCGGTGATCCTTGAAGCGGTGCAGGGTGAGGGCGGGGTCAACTGTGCCCCGGCGGGCTGGCTGCGGGCGATCCGTGAGGTGACGCGCAAGCACGGCATCCTGCTGATCCTCGACGAAGTGCAGACCGGTTTCGGTCGCACCGGCAAGATGTTTGCCTTCGAACACGCCGGCATCGAGCCGGACCTGATCGTCATGTCGAAAGCGGTCGGTGGCGGTTTGCCCATGGCGGTGCTGGGCATCCGTCGTGAATTCGACGCCTGGGAGCCAGGCAATCACGCCGGGACGTTCCGTGGCAACCAGATGGCCATGGCCGCGGGGCTGGCCACGTTGCAAGTGCTGCAACAGCAAAACCTCGCCGCCCAGGCCGAGCGCCAGGGCCAGTGGCTCAAGGACCGACTGGTCGAGTTGCAGGCGCATTATCCGGCCCTCGGCCAAGTGCGCGGTCGTGGCCTGATGCTGGGCATCGAGATCGTCGATGAGCGCCAGTCGGCTGATCGCCACGGGCATTTCCCGACGGACCCGGCGCTGGCCGTGGCCATTCAGCAACAGTGCTTCAAACAAGGCCTGTTGCTGGAACGCGGCGGTCGCAAGGGCAATGTCATCCGCTTGTTGCCGCCCTTGATTATCGACGATGAACAATGCCAGCAAGTCATCCAGCGTTTTGATAATGCAATGGCGGCAGCGTTATTGCAGTTACGCCCTTGA
- a CDS encoding IucA/IucC family protein, with the protein MNHPDRSVLSNMVSELATTRALLNCLIKEFALPENCLSYSWPTQMQGIPPGSYLEGLEWKGIPLTISLPNQQQFFVMVDRRDGLGSHRYLSDVYARRGEGDWSCLRFTEFVEQLLAACEHMTRASNDELLDQVLQSQLLTAAIVGHNMDGQHPAPLSGYLASEQGLWFGHPNHPAPKARLWPAHLAQETYAPEFQARTPLHLFEVPLEGLNVGANGLSKAQVLAGFADQAQARPGRAVICMHPVQAQLFMQDGRVQRLLKSAAIVDLGATGLMANPTASIRTWYIEGHEFFIKGSLNVRITNCVRKNAWYELESALMIDRVFRNLQLTQPETLGGLSVVAEPGNLSWAPQQASEADNHWFREQTGAILRENFCLDTGTDCSIMAGTLFARGLHLPPLVHEFLSRFNGNDIDDQTLLSWFDDYQALLLRPVLALFFNHGIVMEPHLQNSVLVHDNGRPQRLLLRDFEGVKLTDELGASRIDADVHPRVRESLLYSRQQGWNRIVYCLFVNNLSEAVLALSWERPHLAPLMWQRVEQQLVSIRAELTRAAPELDALIAGQPIACKTNLKVRLAAKADRQASYVSLVSPWGKEAKHG; encoded by the coding sequence ATGAATCATCCAGATCGCAGTGTTTTATCGAATATGGTCAGTGAGTTGGCGACGACGCGCGCGTTGCTTAATTGTTTGATCAAAGAGTTCGCCTTGCCGGAAAACTGCCTCAGTTACAGTTGGCCGACACAGATGCAAGGTATCCCCCCGGGCAGTTACCTCGAGGGCCTGGAATGGAAGGGCATTCCCCTGACCATCAGCCTGCCCAACCAGCAGCAGTTCTTTGTGATGGTGGACCGCCGTGATGGTCTGGGCAGTCACCGTTACCTGTCGGACGTTTATGCCCGGCGTGGCGAGGGCGACTGGTCGTGCCTGAGATTCACCGAATTCGTCGAGCAGTTGCTCGCGGCCTGCGAACACATGACCCGTGCCAGCAATGATGAGTTGCTGGATCAGGTGTTGCAAAGCCAGTTGCTGACCGCGGCCATCGTCGGCCACAACATGGACGGTCAGCACCCGGCACCGCTCAGTGGTTACCTCGCCAGCGAACAGGGCTTGTGGTTCGGTCATCCGAACCACCCGGCACCCAAGGCGCGCCTGTGGCCAGCGCATCTGGCCCAGGAAACCTACGCCCCGGAATTCCAGGCTCGCACGCCGTTGCACCTGTTCGAGGTGCCGCTGGAAGGATTGAACGTCGGGGCCAACGGCCTGAGCAAGGCCCAAGTGCTGGCCGGTTTTGCCGATCAAGCGCAGGCACGGCCAGGGCGCGCGGTTATCTGCATGCATCCGGTGCAGGCGCAGTTGTTCATGCAGGATGGCCGGGTTCAGCGTTTGTTGAAATCCGCGGCCATTGTCGATCTTGGCGCCACAGGGCTGATGGCCAACCCCACGGCGTCCATCCGAACCTGGTACATCGAGGGCCATGAGTTCTTCATCAAGGGCTCGCTGAACGTGCGCATCACCAACTGCGTCAGGAAAAACGCCTGGTACGAACTGGAAAGCGCACTGATGATCGACCGGGTCTTTCGTAACCTCCAATTGACCCAACCCGAAACTCTGGGCGGGCTGTCGGTGGTGGCTGAGCCGGGCAACCTGAGCTGGGCGCCGCAACAGGCCAGCGAAGCCGATAACCACTGGTTCCGCGAACAGACCGGGGCAATCCTGCGGGAAAACTTCTGCCTCGACACCGGCACCGACTGCAGCATCATGGCCGGTACGTTGTTCGCTCGTGGCCTGCATTTGCCGCCGTTGGTGCATGAGTTCCTGAGCCGGTTCAACGGCAATGACATCGACGATCAAACGCTGTTGAGCTGGTTCGACGACTATCAGGCGCTGTTGCTACGGCCGGTGCTGGCGCTGTTCTTCAACCACGGCATTGTCATGGAACCGCACTTGCAGAACAGCGTGCTGGTGCATGATAACGGTCGCCCGCAACGCTTGCTGCTGCGGGATTTCGAAGGGGTCAAACTGACCGACGAACTGGGGGCCTCGCGGATCGATGCAGACGTTCACCCACGGGTGCGCGAGTCGCTGCTGTATTCTCGCCAGCAAGGCTGGAATCGCATCGTCTATTGTCTGTTCGTCAACAACTTGTCCGAGGCTGTACTGGCCTTGAGTTGGGAACGTCCGCACCTGGCGCCGCTGATGTGGCAACGGGTGGAGCAGCAATTGGTCAGCATCCGCGCCGAATTGACCCGCGCTGCGCCGGAGCTGGATGCCCTGATCGCCGGTCAGCCGATTGCCTGCAAAACCAACCTGAAAGTCCGCCTCGCAGCCAAGGCCGATCG